One window of Tindallia californiensis genomic DNA carries:
- a CDS encoding Stp1/IreP family PP2C-type Ser/Thr phosphatase — MDIAVLTDIGKVRGENQDAYYIYKNEYCLFMVADGMGGHSCGKMASNIALQVASSHAVEFLFNNADDSVVTGILYEAFHRANQQLLEYAVDYPECAGMGTTLTMVWTKNNRGVIGHIGDSRAYLLRNNELMQMTEDHSLVAELYRKGEISKQEALHHPQKHVITRAMGIDKNVRADFIPFEIMDHDILILCTDGVTNLISDDELRNILLETKSASQAAQLLIDTANDRGGHDNSTILIVKPFKSSKEGRCSF, encoded by the coding sequence ATGGATATTGCTGTTCTAACGGATATTGGTAAAGTCAGAGGCGAAAATCAAGATGCTTATTATATTTATAAAAATGAGTACTGCCTTTTTATGGTTGCAGATGGGATGGGTGGTCACAGCTGTGGGAAAATGGCTAGTAACATTGCTTTACAGGTAGCTAGTTCTCATGCAGTGGAGTTTTTATTTAACAATGCAGACGATTCTGTAGTAACAGGAATTTTATACGAAGCTTTTCATAGAGCTAATCAACAACTGTTAGAGTATGCTGTTGACTATCCCGAATGTGCTGGGATGGGAACAACACTAACGATGGTGTGGACAAAAAACAATCGTGGGGTAATTGGTCATATAGGTGACAGTCGTGCATATTTGCTTAGAAATAATGAATTAATGCAGATGACAGAGGATCATTCTTTAGTTGCGGAGCTATATCGAAAAGGTGAGATATCAAAACAAGAGGCATTGCATCATCCACAAAAACATGTTATTACTCGTGCAATGGGAATTGACAAAAACGTAAGAGCTGATTTTATCCCTTTTGAGATAATGGACCATGATATTTTGATTCTATGTACAGACGGCGTTACAAATTTAATTTCTGATGATGAATTGAGAAATATTCTATTAGAAACGAAATCAGCCTCCCAAGCAGCGCAACTCCTTATTGATACAGCTAATGATCGAGGCGGACATGATAATAGTACAATTTTAATTGTTAAACCATTTAAGTCAAGTAAGGAAGGCAGGTGTTCTTTTTGA